The following are from one region of the Shinella sp. PSBB067 genome:
- the purH gene encoding bifunctional phosphoribosylaminoimidazolecarboxamide formyltransferase/IMP cyclohydrolase translates to MAVISKKIPAPDRVAVRTALLSVSDKAGIVDLARALAGKGVRLLSTGGTHKALSDAGLAVTDVSDVTGFPEIMDGRVKTLHPSVHGGLLAIRDDAEHVEAMKAHGIGAIDLAVINLYPFEEVRAKGGDYPTTVENIDIGGPAMIRASAKNHAYVTIVTDPADYPALLEELADGSTTYAFRQQMAAKAYARTAAYDAAISNWFAEALDISMPRHRVLGGVLKEEMRYGENPHQKAGFYVTGENRPGVATATLLQGKQLSYNNINDTDAAFELVAEFLPENGPACAIIKHANPCGVATGRTLKEAYARALACDPVSAFGGIIALNSTLDGETAEEIVKLFTEVIIAPDADEKARAIIAGKPNLRLLVTGALPDPRVPGLSAKTVSGGLLVQSRDNGMVEDLELKVVTRRAPTAQELEDMKFAFKVAKHVKSNAVVYAKDGQTAGIGAGQMSRVDSARIAGLKAEEAAKAMGLAEPLTRGSAVASEAFLPFADGLLSAIAAGATAVIQPGGSMRDAEVIAAADEAGVAMVFTGMRHFRH, encoded by the coding sequence ATGGCCGTCATTTCCAAGAAAATCCCCGCCCCCGATCGCGTCGCCGTCCGCACGGCGCTCTTGTCCGTGTCCGACAAGGCCGGCATCGTCGACCTCGCCCGGGCGCTTGCCGGAAAGGGCGTGCGGCTGCTTTCGACCGGCGGCACGCACAAGGCGCTGTCCGACGCGGGACTTGCGGTGACTGATGTCTCCGACGTCACCGGCTTTCCGGAAATCATGGACGGCCGCGTCAAGACGCTGCATCCTTCGGTGCATGGCGGCCTGCTCGCCATCCGCGACGATGCGGAGCATGTCGAGGCGATGAAGGCGCACGGCATCGGCGCGATCGACCTTGCCGTCATCAATCTCTATCCGTTCGAGGAGGTGCGCGCCAAGGGCGGCGACTATCCGACCACCGTCGAGAACATCGATATCGGCGGCCCGGCGATGATCCGCGCCTCGGCCAAGAACCACGCCTATGTGACCATCGTCACGGACCCGGCCGATTACCCCGCCCTTCTGGAAGAGCTTGCCGACGGTTCGACCACCTATGCCTTCCGCCAGCAGATGGCCGCCAAGGCCTATGCCCGCACGGCAGCCTATGACGCGGCGATCTCCAACTGGTTCGCCGAGGCGCTCGATATATCCATGCCGCGCCACCGCGTCCTCGGCGGTGTCCTCAAGGAAGAGATGCGCTACGGCGAGAACCCGCACCAGAAGGCGGGCTTCTACGTCACCGGCGAGAACCGTCCCGGTGTCGCCACCGCGACGTTGCTGCAGGGCAAGCAGCTCTCCTACAACAATATCAACGACACGGACGCGGCCTTCGAGCTGGTCGCCGAGTTCCTGCCGGAAAACGGCCCGGCCTGCGCGATCATCAAGCACGCCAATCCCTGCGGCGTCGCCACCGGCAGGACGCTGAAGGAGGCCTATGCGCGGGCGCTCGCCTGCGACCCGGTCTCGGCTTTCGGCGGCATCATCGCGCTCAATTCGACGCTCGACGGCGAGACGGCGGAGGAGATCGTCAAGCTCTTCACCGAGGTCATCATCGCGCCCGACGCGGATGAGAAGGCGCGCGCCATCATCGCCGGCAAGCCGAACCTGCGCCTTCTGGTGACGGGCGCCCTGCCCGATCCGCGCGTTCCGGGTCTTTCCGCCAAGACCGTTTCCGGCGGCCTCCTCGTCCAGAGCCGCGACAACGGCATGGTGGAGGACCTGGAGCTGAAGGTCGTCACCAGGCGCGCGCCGACCGCGCAGGAGCTGGAAGACATGAAGTTCGCCTTCAAGGTCGCCAAGCATGTGAAGTCGAATGCCGTGGTCTATGCCAAGGACGGCCAGACGGCGGGCATCGGTGCCGGCCAGATGAGCCGCGTCGATTCCGCGCGCATCGCCGGCCTCAAGGCCGAGGAAGCCGCGAAGGCCATGGGCCTCGCCGAGCCGCTGACGCGCGGTTCGGCGGTCGCCTCCGAGGCGTTCCTGCCCTTCGCCGACGGCCTGCTCTCGGCCATCGCCGCCGGCGCGACGGCGGTGATCCAGCCGGGCGGCTCGATGCGCGATGCGGAGGTCATTGCTGCGGCGGATGAGGCCGGCGTCGCGATGGTCTTCACGGGCATGCGGCATTTCCGGCATTGA
- a CDS encoding heparinase II/III family protein produces the protein MQLSDRQRLLYLYMREGWRRFSRRLALGRISAMRFSGSTPDRLIVAPTDLHPADSFAGEEITAGRFPLAGRVLECDGESPFALELPSEEFAVRLHSFGWLRHMRLVDPEKAAQTARFIVDDWLQSHGRVIGGLAWRPDVTAKRIIAWLSHSPVVLKDADYPFYRRFLKSLAFQVRYLRHVAETTRDGEPRLRVRIALAMASIAMPASVSRMRKAAQHLDAELDRQILPDGGHCSRNPRAALDLLLDLLPLRQTYVNLGHDMPSQLIPCIDRIFPALRFFRHQGGELALFNGATYTLANELMSALRYDETGGAPFKALPSTSYHRLAVKETVVLMDTGLPRSVDLSATAAAGTLSIEMSSGKNRFIVNSGRPLFAGEVMRQMARMTAAHSVATLNDTSSSRISISRFLGPIIVGGVGKVEVSRAERVSGADGVTATHDGYLERFGLLYERDIFVAVSGNEIRGRERFFRPGHPDGPVEGVAVVRFHIHPAIQLYPASDNEKRLVAPDGEAWALTCLDVAVEEEDDVFFADPSGVRPSRQLTLTMPLGETPEIQWSLVRRR, from the coding sequence ATGCAGCTTTCCGACCGGCAGCGGCTTCTCTATCTGTATATGCGTGAGGGTTGGCGCCGGTTCTCGCGTCGGCTTGCGCTCGGCCGCATCAGTGCCATGCGATTTTCCGGCAGCACGCCGGACCGGTTGATCGTCGCGCCGACGGACCTTCACCCCGCCGATTCCTTTGCCGGCGAAGAAATCACGGCCGGGCGGTTTCCGCTGGCGGGCCGCGTTCTGGAATGCGACGGCGAATCGCCCTTCGCGCTGGAATTGCCGTCGGAGGAATTCGCCGTTCGCCTTCATTCCTTCGGCTGGCTTCGGCATATGCGGCTGGTCGATCCGGAAAAGGCGGCGCAGACCGCGCGGTTCATCGTCGACGACTGGCTGCAAAGCCACGGCCGCGTGATCGGCGGGCTGGCCTGGCGGCCGGATGTCACGGCAAAGCGCATCATCGCCTGGCTTTCGCATTCCCCGGTCGTGCTCAAGGATGCCGACTACCCATTCTACCGGCGTTTCCTGAAGAGCCTTGCCTTCCAGGTGCGCTACCTTCGCCATGTGGCCGAAACGACCCGCGACGGCGAGCCAAGGCTGCGCGTGCGCATCGCACTCGCCATGGCCTCGATCGCCATGCCCGCTTCCGTCTCGAGGATGCGCAAGGCGGCCCAGCATCTCGATGCGGAGCTCGACCGGCAGATCCTGCCCGATGGCGGGCATTGCTCGCGCAATCCGCGCGCCGCGCTCGATCTCCTGCTCGACCTGCTGCCGCTGCGCCAGACCTATGTCAATCTCGGCCATGACATGCCGTCGCAGCTTATTCCCTGCATCGACCGCATCTTCCCGGCGCTGCGCTTCTTCCGCCACCAGGGCGGCGAACTCGCGCTTTTCAACGGGGCGACCTATACGCTGGCGAACGAGCTGATGTCGGCGTTGCGCTACGACGAGACCGGCGGCGCGCCCTTCAAGGCCCTGCCCTCCACCAGCTACCACCGGCTGGCCGTGAAGGAGACGGTGGTGCTGATGGATACGGGCCTGCCGAGATCCGTCGATCTTTCCGCGACCGCGGCGGCGGGCACGCTTTCCATCGAGATGTCCTCGGGGAAGAACCGCTTCATCGTCAATTCCGGGCGCCCGCTCTTTGCCGGCGAGGTCATGCGTCAGATGGCGCGCATGACGGCGGCCCACTCGGTGGCGACGCTGAACGACACGTCCTCCTCGCGCATCTCGATCTCGCGCTTCCTCGGGCCGATCATCGTGGGCGGCGTCGGCAAGGTGGAGGTTTCGCGCGCCGAGCGCGTGTCCGGGGCCGACGGCGTGACCGCGACGCATGACGGCTATCTGGAGCGCTTCGGCCTTCTCTACGAGCGCGACATCTTCGTCGCGGTCTCGGGCAACGAGATCCGCGGGCGCGAGCGCTTCTTCAGGCCGGGCCACCCGGACGGGCCGGTCGAAGGCGTGGCGGTGGTGCGCTTCCACATTCATCCCGCCATCCAGCTCTATCCCGCCTCCGACAACGAGAAGCGGCTGGTGGCGCCCGATGGCGAGGCCTGGGCGCTCACCTGCCTCGATGTCGCGGTGGAGGAGGAAGACGACGTCTTCTTCGCCGACCCCTCGGGCGTGCGGCCGTCCCGCCAACTCACGCTCACCATGCCGCTCGGCGAGACGCCGGAGATTCAGTGGTCGCTGGTGCGGCGCCGCTAG